One region of Exiguobacterium acetylicum genomic DNA includes:
- a CDS encoding GntR family transcriptional regulator — MKPTDDLAITRLPLSEEVYRRLQHHIITLRLAPGEKVNDQALAEMFGVSRTPVREALKRLEEEGLIFAKRGSRTIVTELDAEQAQQTYPIIATLHGLAARLAGPLLTEDDLTELQTIHQQFTMAIDQQETETALTLDDAFHDVFVLRSQNAQLRETIRRLTPLIRRLEYAQFDRLGRQSIADHAAILIACQQRDVEQLVQATEHNWNGLGRLLVSTLKEER, encoded by the coding sequence ATGAAACCTACAGATGATCTAGCCATTACACGACTTCCTCTTAGTGAGGAAGTGTATCGACGTTTACAGCATCACATCATCACCTTACGCCTCGCCCCAGGTGAGAAGGTGAACGATCAAGCGCTCGCGGAAATGTTCGGAGTCAGCCGAACACCGGTCCGAGAAGCCTTGAAACGACTCGAAGAGGAAGGATTGATTTTTGCGAAACGGGGCTCGCGGACGATCGTGACGGAGCTTGATGCTGAACAAGCACAGCAAACCTATCCGATCATCGCGACGCTGCACGGACTAGCAGCGCGTCTAGCGGGACCACTCTTGACAGAAGACGACTTAACGGAGCTTCAGACGATTCACCAACAGTTCACGATGGCAATCGATCAACAGGAGACGGAGACGGCGCTGACGCTAGACGATGCCTTTCACGATGTCTTCGTGTTGCGCAGTCAGAACGCTCAGCTACGGGAAACGATTCGCCGATTGACGCCGCTGATCCGCCGGCTCGAATACGCCCAGTTCGATCGACTCGGTCGTCAATCGATTGCCGATCATGCGGCGATTTTGATTGCATGTCAACAACGGGATGTCGAGCAGCTCGTCCAGGCGACGGAACATAACTGGAACGGGCTCGGACGTTTACTCGTCTCGACACTAAAGGAGGAGCGCTGA